GTATTTGCACCACGGGCTGTCAGCCATTCAGCGTCGGCTGGGCCTGCAACGATTTAAAGAATTGACCACCGCGCTCGATATTGCCCTGGCTGAACAGCAGAGCACCGGCAGCACCGAGGCGCATTTCTGTTGGCTGGTTCCGCTGCTGGAAGAGTATTACGACCCAATGTATCGCTATCAGCTCGAAAAGAAAGCAGAGAAAATTGTCTTTCGCGGCACGTTTGATGACGTCGGAGAGTGGTTGAGTCGTTAAAAAATGCCGGATGAGACGCGTGAGTGTCGCCATCCGGCACAGTGTCAGACTTAGAAGTCGTAACGCAGGCGCACCAGGTTCATATCACCCAGGTCGTCGGTGCTGGAGGTAAAGACGTGTTCGTAATCAACACGGAAACCATAATCCAGTTGGAAGCTGATCCCCACGCCGTTGTCGGTACGCAGATAATCACGACCATTCACGTATTCAATACGATCGCCCATAAAGTAAGGCTGGATGGATTTAACCGCATACTGACCAATCGGGAATTTATAGCCCGCAAAGTATTCCAGACCCCACGCATCACCGGCAAAGTAATCGTTAACGGACACTTTTTTGGTGGTCATAAAGTTCTGATACCAGCCGCCGCCCATGGAGAAGGTCCAGTTGTCAGGCGTCCAGCTTAATGCCGTACCGACGATGTTCTGGTCGTAGGTTTTGCTGTCGTTGCCACGCATCTCCGCACGGGTGTAGTTCCACGCCGTACCCCAGGTCAGATCGTCAGTGATGTGATAATCCACACCCAGAGAGCCGCCGCCTTTACGTTTGTATTTCAGGCCATTGTTCGGGTTGTACTCGTCGCTGAACAGATAAGAGGCGTAGAGATCAACATCCCCCACCGCTTTCTTATATTTCAGAGATTTACGGGTGCGGTACGAACCATCGTAGTCGCCGTTAATCCCGTTACCCGGCGCCTGGCCGATCATGTCGTAGTCCCAGATATCGGTTTTCGCCCCGACCACATCATAGTAAATACTGTTCTGTTGACCGAAGGTCAGCGTACCCCAGGTATCACTTTTCAGACCGGTGTATAACATACGACGGGTCGTGTCGTTGGCACCATCCGCGTAGTGGTTGTCCCAGTTGAACATCGCCGGGAAGTTCACGCCCAGCTCGTAGTAGCTGACCCAGCTAATGTCATCAAACAGGTAGTAATCGGCCGCGAAACGAAAACGCGTACCGCCGTCAAACCCATTACGCTTATACCCATTCGCACCGTCATCGCCAGCCATATTCTGGAACTGCGGACGGATACTCCCGCCAACGGTGAAGTTGAGACGGCTCAGAGGATCACCCGCCTGAGGATCCTGTTTCAGAACCGTGATTTCCGCCTGAGAGGCGAAAGACGTCAATGCCACTGCTGCGCCGATCGATGCCGCCAGCGCTGTTGTTTTTATATTCATCATTGTTCCTTGATAGATTTACCCTGAAAAATTCACGCGATTGGCAGACGCACACGCGTCGCCAGGCGACATGAGTTCTGACGGGGATAGCCTGCTAATTATTCAGCAGGTGAATATTAACTTTTATTGATACTGCTGTGTTGGCGGGTTTTTAATGATTTGTGCTACTAAATATCAAGGAATTATCAATTTGTGCCACATAATGGGTACGCGCCAGTATAAAAACTGGCGCGCAATCATCATCCACATGAATTAATTACTGAATTGACGGAACAGCGCTTTACCTTTTAAAAGACGCACGCCTAGCCATCCGCCGCAAACGGAGAGTAAAAGTGCGCCACAAAAGGGCAGCACAATCCACAGTCGCCAGTCAGGCTCCCACGGGAAGTCAAAAACGCGGGTTTGCAACACGGCCAGCGCCGTTTCAGCGCCAATGGCCGCCACCAGCCCGGAAACCAGGCCCAACATGGCAAACTCGCACCACAACGTGGTACGCAGCAGTTTTTTACCCGCGCCCAGCGTTCGCCAGACCACCAGCTCCTGATGACGCTGGCGCATACCAACCTGCACCTGCGCCAGTAACAGCAGCATGCCGCAGGCGGTCACCAGAACCACCATCACCTCCAGCGCCCGACTGACCTGATCCAGTACCTGGGCCACCTGTTTCAGGATCGCGCCAATATCCAGCAGACTGACAGTGGGAAACTCGCGGTTCAACTGCGTCAGCATGCCATTGCCGTTCTCCCAGCGGAAACTGGTGAGCCAGCTTTGTGGCTGCCCGTCCAGCGCGCCAGAGGGGAAAATAAAGAAGAAGTTGGGGCGCAGACTTTCCCAGTCCACCCGGCGCAAACTGGTGACCTTCGCGCTGAACTCCTGGGTATCGCCCATAAAGGTCACGGAATCCCCGAGGCCTATCTTCAGGCGTTTCGCCAGCCCCTCTTCGATCGAGACTTCCCCGACGTTTGGCGGCCAGTTTCCGGCAGTGATCGGATTATGGTTGGGACGAACATCCTGCCAGGTCAGATTCAGTTCGCGGTTAAGCGCTTCATCCTGATTCCCCTCCGTTGGCTTCCCGTTAATGGCCGTCAGTCGCGCCCGCACGATCGGGTAGAACGCTTCGGGGATCACC
This Citrobacter enshiensis DNA region includes the following protein-coding sequences:
- a CDS encoding porin, coding for MNIKTTALAASIGAAVALTSFASQAEITVLKQDPQAGDPLSRLNFTVGGSIRPQFQNMAGDDGANGYKRNGFDGGTRFRFAADYYLFDDISWVSYYELGVNFPAMFNWDNHYADGANDTTRRMLYTGLKSDTWGTLTFGQQNSIYYDVVGAKTDIWDYDMIGQAPGNGINGDYDGSYRTRKSLKYKKAVGDVDLYASYLFSDEYNPNNGLKYKRKGGGSLGVDYHITDDLTWGTAWNYTRAEMRGNDSKTYDQNIVGTALSWTPDNWTFSMGGGWYQNFMTTKKVSVNDYFAGDAWGLEYFAGYKFPIGQYAVKSIQPYFMGDRIEYVNGRDYLRTDNGVGISFQLDYGFRVDYEHVFTSSTDDLGDMNLVRLRYDF